The DNA segment TTTCGCCACCTTCTTTTTCGGCACCTTGACGCCTTGCCCGCGTGCTTCGGAAAGACCGATGGCGATGGCTTGCTTGCGGCTCGTCACTTTTTTCCCGGATTTTCCACTTTTTAACGTGCCCTCTTTCATCTCGTGCACCGCGCGCTCCACGGAAGCGCCCGCTTTCTTGCCGTATTTGGCCATGACTTTTCTCCGGGGGAGTGTAAAGGCATTACG comes from the Pirellulales bacterium genome and includes:
- a CDS encoding DUF6496 domain-containing protein, with the protein product MADTVVGANGHSVRRIDLQIASGGARFALCPPARRLAARNAFTLPRRKVMAKYGKKAGASVERAVHEMKEGTLKSGKSGKKVTSRKQAIAIGLSEARGQGVKVPKKKVAKKK